The Acetivibrio cellulolyticus CD2 genome segment ATGATGCACTTGAAGCCAGAGAGCTTATTAAAGTTTCGGTGCTTAAGAATTCAGTGGATGATACCAGGGAAGTGTGTAATGAGGCAGCTAATCTTACTGATTCTGAGGTAGTTCAGGTTATTGGAAATAAATTTGTATTATACAAAGAGTCAAAAGAGAATAAAGTTTTAGTACTACCATAAGAAAAAGAGTTTTAATCTCTTTTTCTTATCAAACTTTCAAGTATTTCACTATATATTTGATGTGAATATTTCTTCCAGTTTTCGCAGATAGTACGGCAATCACTTTTTGTGCCAACAGATATTTCTAAATCTATAAGTGAAAAATTGTCTTCACGGACCTGACATTTAACAATAAATTCACTTTCACTTTCTGGTGTGTAGTCTGCTTTCACCAGAGTTTCGGTTTTTATTCTTTTTCTTATATCAGTAA includes the following:
- the yhbY gene encoding ribosome assembly RNA-binding protein YhbY translates to MLTGKQRSYLRSLANNIDPIFQVGKGGINDNMVKQFNDALEARELIKVSVLKNSVDDTREVCNEAANLTDSEVVQVIGNKFVLYKESKENKVLVLP